The following are from one region of the Nicotiana tabacum cultivar K326 chromosome 3, ASM71507v2, whole genome shotgun sequence genome:
- the LOC107793390 gene encoding general transcription and DNA repair factor IIH helicase subunit XPD, protein MKFQLEDITVYFPYDNIYPEQYSYMLELKRALDAKGHCLLEMPTGTGKTIALLSLITSYRLSKPSSPIKLLYCTRTVHEMEKTLAELKLLYNYQLQQFGPGARMLAIGLSSRKNLCVNPNVVSAENRDSVDAGCRKLTASWVRALAIENPNVPTCSFFENYDAADKAGTSTLPAGVYTLQELRMYGKEKGWCPYFLARHMVQQANVVVYSYQYLLDPKVAGIISKEMERECVVVFDEAHNIDNVCIEALSVSVRKQTLEGATRNLSRMSQEIERLKATDAGRLRAEYNRLVEGLAQRLPAQDAWLANPALPDDIMKEAVPGNIRRAEHFLSVLRRFVQYLKGRLDTENVEKEGPVAFVASITTQVGIDQKMLKFCYDRLHSLMLTLEITDTDEFLHVQTICDLATLVGTYSRGFSIIIEPFDERMPHIPDPVLQLTCHDASLAIKPVFERFQSVVITSGTLSPIDLYPRLLNFNPVVSRSFKMSLTRDCICPMVLTRGSDQLPVSTKYDLRSDPGVEKNYGKLLLEMVSVVPDGVVCFFVSYSYMDGIVNSWHESGILKDIMQHKLVFIETQDVVETTLALDNYRRACDSGRGAVFFSVARGKVAEGIDFDRHYGRLVIMFGVPFQYTLSRILLARLEYLRETFQIKEGDFLTFDALRQAAQCVGRVIRSKADYGMMIFADKRYSRHDKRSKLPGWILSHLRDAHLNLSTDMAVYIAKEFLRKMAQPYDKNGALGKKTLLSQEDLENMITGPDGEMLL, encoded by the exons ATGAAATTCCAATTAGAAGACATAACAGTGTACTTCCCATATGACAACATATACCCAGAACAATACTCATACATGTTAGAACTCAAAAGAGCTTTAGATGCAAAAGGCCATTGTCTTCTTGAAATGCCAACAGGAACTGGAAAAACCATAGCTTTACTTTCTTTAATCACAAGTTACAGACTTTCAAAACCCTCAAGCCCAATTAAGCTTCTTTATTGTACAAGAACTGTACATGAGATGGAAAAAACATTAGCTGAGCTTAAATTATTGTATAATTATCAGTTACAGCAGTTCGGGCCGGGGGCCCGAATGCTGGCAATCGGGCTTTCATCTAGGAAGAATTTGTGTGTGAACCCAAATGTGGTTTCTGCTGAGAATAGGGATTCTGTTGATGCTGGTTGTAGGAAATTGACTGCTAGTTGGGTTAGAGCACTTGCTATTGAAAACCCTAATGTTCCAACTTGTTCATTTTTTGAGAATTATGATGCTGCTGATAAGGCTGGTACTTCCACTTTGCCTGCTGGTGTTTATACTTTGCAG GAGTTAAGGATGTACGGTAAGGAAAAAGGTTGGTGCCCATACTTTTTAGCGCGGCATATGGTGCAGCAGGCAAATGTTGTGGTTTATAGCTACCAATACCTGCTTGATCCCAAGGTTGCTGGTATTATATCAAAGGAGATGGAGAGAGAGTGTGTTGTGGTGTTTGATGAGGCCCATAATATAGACAATGTATGCATTGAGGCACTTAGTGTTAGTGTGAGGAAGCAGACGCTTGAAGGGGCAACAAGGAATCTCAGTAGGATGTCTCAGGAAATTGAAAG GCTGAAGGCCACTGATGCTGGTCGATTGCGAGCAGAGTATAATCGTCTTGTTGAGGGTCTAGCACAAAGACTGCCTG CTCAGGATGCATGGCTTGCTAATCCTGCCTTGCCTGATGACATCATGAAGGAAGCGGTGCCTGGAAATATAAGGCGAGCAGAGCACTTCTTATCTGTTTTGCGAAGATTTGTCCAGTATCTTAAAGGGCGTCTTGACACTGAAAATGTGGAAAAGGAGGGTCCTGTTGCCTTTGTTGCTTCTATTACTACACAAGTTGGAATCGACCAAAAGATGTTAAAATTTTGTTATGATAGGCTTCACTCTCTTATGTTAACCCTGGAGATAACTGATACAGATGAGTTTCTGCATGTGCAAACTATTTGTGACCTTGCAACGTTGGTAGGGACGTACTCTCGGGGCTTTTCAATTATAATTGAACCTTTTGACGAGAGAATGCCACATATTCCTGATCCTGTTCTTCAG CTTACCTGTCATGATGCTTCTCTCGCCATAAAGCCCGTTTTTGAACGATTCCAGTCTGTTGTTATTACCTCCGGGACCCTTAGTCCCATTGATCTCTACCCGCGTCTTCTCAATTTCAATCCGGTAGTCAGTCGAAGCTTCAAGATGTCTTTGACAAGGGATTGCATATGCCCAATGGTCCTTACACGGGGAAG TGATCAGCTTCCAGTAAGCACAAAGTATGATCTGAGAAGTGATCCTGGCGTCGAGAAAAATTATGGGAAGCTTTTGCTAGAAATGGTGTCTGTCGTTCCAGATGGCGTTGTCTGTTTCTTTGTCAGTTACTCTTATATGGATGGAATCGTCAATAGTTGGCATGAATCAGGAATATTAAAG GATATAATGCAACATAAACTCGTATTTATTGAGACCCAGGATGTTGTAGAGACTACATTGGCTTTGGATAATTATCGCAGGGCTTGTGATAGTGGGAGGGGTGCTGTTTTCTTCTCGGTTGCTAG GGGAAAAGTAGCTGAAGGTATAGACTTTGATAGACACTACGGCAGGCTTGTGATCATGTTTGGTGTTCCTTTCCAATATACACTAAGCAG AATATTACTTGCACGATTGGAGTATCTTAGGGAAACTTTCCAGATAAAAGAGGGAGATTTTCTTACCTTTGATGCTTTG AGGCAAGCTGCTCAATGTGTGGGGCGAGTTATCCGTTCAAAGGCAGATTATGGCATGATGATTTTTGCTGACAAAAG ATATAGCCGTCATGATAAGCGGTCTAAGTTGCCTGGATGGATACTTTCGCATTTACGGGATGCTCACTTGAACTTGAGTACAGACATGGCCGTGTATATAGCAAAAGAG TTCTTGAGGAAAATGGCTCAGCCATATGATAAGAACGGTGCATTGGGCAAGAAAACTCTATTGTCACAAGAAGACTTGGAGAATATGATCACTGGCCCTGATGGAGAGATGTTG